The nucleotide window TCACCAGACGGTGCTGAGAAGTCTCTGGAGCGGGTGACACGTGTTGTGGCTGACTGGCTTCCCGGGCTTTTGGAACCGGGTGACCGGCTCGGTGTTGCCTGGGGCGAGACGGTTTACAGGGTGGCTGAGGCGGCGCCGCGCGTCACCATGGAAAACCTGACGATCGTCCAGCTTGTCGGGTCCCGTCCGGCAGCACTCGGATTTGCGGCGGAAACCTGTTCGGCGACGCTCGCCAGACGGTATGGGGCTCACTGTGTCAATCTGCATGTGCCTCTGGTCTTGTCCAACAAGGATCTTGTTGAACGGCTGAGGCAGGAACCGGTTATTGAAGCGCAGCTTCAGGCCGTGGCGAATTGCAACAAGACTATTTTCGCCTGCGGAACCTGTGGCGAAGACAGCCATGTGGTTCACACAGGTCTCCTGGATAGGGCGGATATTGAGTCTTGTGCGGAGAAGGGCGCTATTGGAGTCATTTGTGGCAGACTGATTGACCACAAGGGCCAGGGCCTTAATCGGGACATTGAAGATCGCATGATTGCGGTCACGCTTGATCAGATGCGCAACAAGGATATGGGGCTTCTGGTCGGTTCGGGTCCAGATCGGGCCGAGCCGATGCTGGCGGCCATTCGCGGCGGATATGCCACTCATGTCGCCACCTGCTCAAGCACGGCGGCCGACTTGCTCAAATTGGCGACGGAATATGCTTAAGGCACCTTACAAGGACACAAAAAAACTCAGGCAGGCGATCATCGACACGTGCAAGGAGATGAACCGGCGAGGCATCAACCAGGGCACATCTGGCAACATATCCGTGCGTGCCGGCAAGAAGATGATCATTACTCCCTCCGGTGTTCCCTATGACAGGATGACACCTGACATGCTGGCGACCGTTCCCCTTCAAGGAAAAGGAAAGGCCAAGGGACCTTTTCCACCGTCGACCGAATGGCAGTTTCATCAGGCGCTTTTGCGCGACAAGCCCGATATGCATGCCGTTGTTCATGCTCATCCGGTTCACTGTACCGCGTTGTCCATCAACCGGATGGCCATTCCGGCATGTCACTATATGGTCGCGATTTTCGGAGGCAACACCGTGCCGCTTGCGGACTATGCGCTTTTTGGAAGCGACGAATTGTCCGAACATGTTACCGGTGCGATGATCTCTCGGCACGGCTGTCTGATGGCAAATCACGGGGCCGTTGTCGTTGGTGAAACACTGGAAAAGGCTCTCTGGCGCATGGAAGAGCTGGAAGTTCTGGCGCACGCCTATATCGTCAGCCAATCGGTCGGCAAACCTCATATCCTTTCGGCGAAACAAATCGACGAGGTTCTTGGGGCGGTTGCCAACTATGGGATCAAGTCCACCTGAGCAGCTAGTGCTCTTGCCGCTACCTGGCTGACGGGGCATTCAGGAACGTGCTCGCGGACGAGCAGTCGTTGTTTGCGCCAAACCAGCTCAAGCCATTCTGCAACTTATCTAAAAAGTGAACTTCATTTCAGGTCGAATCCTGCTCAAGCTGGTTGAGATTGCCGGAAGTGCTCAGTAGCACTCAGCTACAACCGGACCTCAGTGGTGATATGCATGTCGAAACTATTTTCCTCCTTCAAGCTTCGTGAAGTGGTTTTCAAGAACCGCATTGCCGTCTCACCCATGAGCCAGTATCGAGCGATCGATGGTCATGCGAACGATTGGCACATGGTTCATCTGGGTCGGTTTGCCCTTGGTGGGGTCGGATTGGTTTATGCCGAGGCGACCGCTGTGGAAAGGGACGGACGGCGAACGCACGGCGACCTCGGGCTTTGGGACGACGCTCAGATCAGCGCCCTCAAACCCATTGCCGAGTTCATCAGCAAAGAAGGTGCAATTCCCGGCATTCAGCTGAGCCATGCCGGCCGGAAGGCGTCGGAAAGGCGTCCCTGGCATGGTGAAACACCGGTTGATCAGGAAGACAGGTCTGCACGAGGCGAAGACCCGTGGCAGGCGTGCGCGCCGTCCGCGATCCCATATGCACAAGGATGGCCGGAACCAGCTGAACTGACCGATGAGGACATTCAGCGCGTTGTTCAATCATTCGGCAGGGCAGCTGAAAGAGCTCGCAAGGCCGGGTTCAAGATGATCGAGGTTTATGCGGCGCATGGTTTTCTGATCCACCAGTTCCTGTCTCCGATTTCAAACCAACGCACCGACCGTTGGGGCGGCTCAGCTGAAAACCGGTCAAGGTTCGCAGTCGAAGTCGCGAAATCCATTCGTGCCCATTGGCCGGAAGACTACCCCTTGGCGTTCCGCTTGTCGGCAACCGACTGGCTTGACGGTGGTCTGGAAGTCGAAGACACGGTCAGGACTGCAATTGCATTGTCGAAAGCCGGCGTGGATCTCATCGATTGTTCGACGGGTGGCATCGGTGGCAAAGAACGTCCGCGCCGGATGAAAATCGAGGAAGGGTTCCAGACGCCATTTGCCGAGAAGGTGCGCAAAGAGGCG belongs to Roseibium porphyridii and includes:
- a CDS encoding sugar-binding transcriptional regulator yields the protein MRPSPSKSRPADGRSGARGQVARARPQEDAIVEVTWCYYQDGMNQNEIAERLGISRATVVNYLAEARKRDYVRISLDTDVFRNQDLARRLVDQFGLRDAVVIPSSPDGAEKSLERVTRVVADWLPGLLEPGDRLGVAWGETVYRVAEAAPRVTMENLTIVQLVGSRPAALGFAAETCSATLARRYGAHCVNLHVPLVLSNKDLVERLRQEPVIEAQLQAVANCNKTIFACGTCGEDSHVVHTGLLDRADIESCAEKGAIGVICGRLIDHKGQGLNRDIEDRMIAVTLDQMRNKDMGLLVGSGPDRAEPMLAAIRGGYATHVATCSSTAADLLKLATEYA
- a CDS encoding class II aldolase/adducin family protein, encoding MLKAPYKDTKKLRQAIIDTCKEMNRRGINQGTSGNISVRAGKKMIITPSGVPYDRMTPDMLATVPLQGKGKAKGPFPPSTEWQFHQALLRDKPDMHAVVHAHPVHCTALSINRMAIPACHYMVAIFGGNTVPLADYALFGSDELSEHVTGAMISRHGCLMANHGAVVVGETLEKALWRMEELEVLAHAYIVSQSVGKPHILSAKQIDEVLGAVANYGIKST
- a CDS encoding NADH:flavin oxidoreductase/NADH oxidase — protein: MSKLFSSFKLREVVFKNRIAVSPMSQYRAIDGHANDWHMVHLGRFALGGVGLVYAEATAVERDGRRTHGDLGLWDDAQISALKPIAEFISKEGAIPGIQLSHAGRKASERRPWHGETPVDQEDRSARGEDPWQACAPSAIPYAQGWPEPAELTDEDIQRVVQSFGRAAERARKAGFKMIEVYAAHGFLIHQFLSPISNQRTDRWGGSAENRSRFAVEVAKSIRAHWPEDYPLAFRLSATDWLDGGLEVEDTVRTAIALSKAGVDLIDCSTGGIGGKERPRRMKIEEGFQTPFAEKVRKEAEIATMAVGFLWNPQACEDILQAGKADMIALARELLDDPNWPLHSAGTLGDDTSFESWPIESGWWLMKRDRLLRKLGLRSD